The proteins below come from a single Candidatus Poribacteria bacterium genomic window:
- a CDS encoding type II toxin-antitoxin system MqsA family antitoxin — protein sequence MRCVICKKGETRKGYTTVTLERKGVTIVFQNVPAQICGNCGEEYVSAEVTNHLMRMA from the coding sequence ATGAGATGTGTCATCTGCAAGAAGGGGGAAACCCGTAAAGGCTATACTACCGTTACCTTGGAACGGAAGGGAGTGACGATCGTTTTTCAGAACGTCCCCGCTCAAATCTGTGGAAATTGCGGAGAGGAATATGTATCGGCTGAGGTGACAAATCATCTGATGAGGATGGCCGA